In the genome of Caldisphaera lagunensis DSM 15908, the window ATTGGAACATTTATTGCTTCACCATTTATGGATATATCATTAATATACTTGCCATTTGTATCTTATAGTGTTTTTATGGCATTAAACATATATTTATATAAAAGATTTTTCGGAGGAAAAAATGGTTCACAGGCATTTCAAGCAGAATAGTATATAAAACCTAAACTATTAATTTTAAGTGAAAGTGGTAGGGAATAATGATAGATAATGAAGAGCTTAGAAAGATAGTAATTGATGTAGCTTACGAATCTGTTAAATATCTAAGAAATAATTTTTGTAATAATGATGCAATAAAATTAATAAGAGGAGAAACTATAAGGGCTGATTTGGAGTCAGAAAAAATTGTCAATGAAGTTATAAAAAGTTATGATTTAGATTATAAAATAGTTACTGAAGAATCTAATATTATAGGTAATGGAAAGTATACCTTTATTTTAGATCCTCTTGATGGTAGTATTAACTTTGAAAACTGTATTCCATGGAGTTCTGTTTCATTAGCAGTATTGCCTCCAAATAAAAATAAGGTTAGCGATGCAATAGCAGGGGTAGTTTATCCAGTTTATTTTAACGGATTACCTTTTTCATATTCTAAAGGTAATGGATGCTTTGAAGGAAATAATAAGGTAAAAATGAGCAATGAGGA includes:
- a CDS encoding inositol monophosphatase family protein, which translates into the protein MIDNEELRKIVIDVAYESVKYLRNNFCNNDAIKLIRGETIRADLESEKIVNEVIKSYDLDYKIVTEESNIIGNGKYTFILDPLDGSINFENCIPWSSVSLAVLPPNKNKVSDAIAGVVYPVYFNGLPFSYSKGNGCFEGNNKVKMSNEESKILFAYLEKEDEAYKLAKLISKKKGLKIRSLGSSALELIFTGLGRSYAFIDLRGKLRNVDVAAAIGFIRECEGYVVNSKGENADVNAEKVDVIGDIIATNNKNRLDEILNYINS